Genomic window (Zingiber officinale cultivar Zhangliang chromosome 2B, Zo_v1.1, whole genome shotgun sequence):
atcctggtctgaggaagacaagatctaattactactcctatcttattatgttgtgctaattttattttgtaggataaatatatttttattgtctGGACTAACCCTTTTTTTCAGGGAAGAAGATGCTGATAAAAGGAGTTCGGATGCCCGGAAGGATCCAAGTGCCTGGACCAGCCTCACCCGGGCAGGCGGCAGGCACCCGAGCAATCTTAGCGGCCGAAGCTGGTCCAGGTGCTGACCAGAAAAGTTATCCAGGAGCTAAATTGGAGCCCGTCAACTGGCCAAACCCACATCAATGGTTCATGCGCCCGTAGGTGGATAAAACTTCGTGAATGGAGTTTCGACAAGAGCTCGCCATGTTAGCATGGTCCATGCGCCcgaaatgggcctatataagggccttcaACCAACAGCTTCAATATATCATCTACTTCAAGCTTTATTCttacgtgctgctccgaaaaggCTCCGACGACACCGAAAGGCTACTCCGAAGTTCGAAGAACAAAAGATTTTAAATTCCTTTCTATTTGTTGGTAACAATTATTTTAGTTCTTGTATTCAATACTTGTAACACactattcgaattgatagtgattgcctaatGAAAGTAATCGACGATCGCAGACCTTGGAGTATGAGTTGTCACATgtttcaaaccaagtaaaacttgattTTGTGAGCATTgtcattgttttctttattctgtTGTGTAACTTGTTTTAACTCGCAATTTTTGACAAacgttattccccccccccccccccccctctctagcatcTTAAACTATCCAACACACTTACCCTAATGGAATTTAGACTGAAACAATCGACGAGCTCGTCAGGTGAGCTAGCTTGTCGCCGTTCGGGCTCTAGCATCCGCCCAAGTTTGAGCCAAGGGTCCTTGGATTCTGATATTATTCTCAGGGGAGCATGGCTCATTGGGGTCTGGATGACATCATTTGTCTGTCGGCAGCTTGAGAATAGTCGTGATGCGCCTATAGTGCTCAAGCTGATGGGTTCAAAATTGGACTTGCTTTTGGATTTGGACATGGGGGTTGAACGGATAGAGAATGGAGCCGCTAAGTCAACTGGTGGAGGCATCAGATAATATATAGGTTGAGCTAGGATAGCATTGACCGACAGCTCAGACAAAGAAGGCATCTGATCGGAGGAGGGGGGAGTCAGTTGGCTAGAAGCTCTCTTAAGGACTGCAGAAATAGAACTTTCTCTCTACTCAGATGGTGGTTGTAGGGTAGACGCGGAAGCAGAAGTTTGAGGAATAGAGGTCGTTGATCTGGTAGAAGCTTCTAATTGGAGCCTTTTGCGACGCTGACGCTGGGCCAGCGGCTCGGTAGAAGTGGTTGACTTCGAGGGCACCACTATGGGCGCTCGGGAGACAACTCTCTAGTATTAGTAGCGGCGTCACTCTCCGCTACTCGACTCACTTCTTCATCATCGGTCGACCCTTCAAAGGTTCTGACTGGCAAGAGCTCATGGCTCTCTAGCTCATTGGCTCCCCTGGCTTCAACCTCTAGATCAGTTAACTTGGTGGATTCACCGAGCAAAGCCTTCAACATTACTTTAGttgtaaaaaataagaaaaatcagttagatccaAAAATGATAGAAGGTAAAATTGCTCACCAAAAGGGTTGGGCAGTTGGGTACGAATGGGATTCAGCTCGAACATATACAAAACGCCATCTAGCAGCAGCTTATAGATGTAATATTTCAAGTCGGTCAGCTACACAATGGCTTGAAGGTAGACTGGGTCCCACCTATATTTACCCAGCTTGGGAGAGTTGGGTAGTTCCATTTGCCAACCAGTCGGGAAGGATGCCTGGTCGAGAAGTTGAACATAGAAGTAGCGAGATTTCTAGCCCTTGTTGGACGAGGGAATTTTATCAAAGTATACTGAGCCCACTCAAGCCTAATAGAGAAAGATGTTCAGCTCGGATTGTTTAAggcaataaaagtaataaaaaatacAGGGATGAAGAGAGATTCTGTACAAACAAAATAGTACAATGACTCCACACAATAACCTAAAAGAATTGGGTACTAGTTGCTGTAATGGGATGCAGAAATATCTACAGACTTCAGAGAAAAAAGGGTATATCGAAAAATGGAAGCCAGCATAGAGTTGGTTTTTGAAAAAAGTAAGAAAGCCACTCGGGGTGTATGAGGATGATCATAGCCTGAGGGGATAGCAACTTGATGATCATGGGGAATATGGTAGGTCAGTTTCATTTAATCCACTTTATCGCTTTTGAAGTCTAATGAAGTGGAAGTATACCACAGGCTGGGTATAGCGGGAGGAGGAGAAGGTGAATGGGCCATAAGGAAAGGAAGATAGAAAATGAAGATCAAAAGATGAAAAGGAAGGTGAGACTTACTAAGACAAGTTGCTAGTGACAGCAAACAGAGAGcaaaaaagaagaagatgaaggtaAAATCGGAAGCGACACAGGGCAAAGGAAAACGAAGGCCTTAAAAACCCCCTGTTGGTTATTCATGGTCATCTGATCAAGGGTTTAGGAAAGTGAGATTTAATTGGggttgtaaaatttaaaaagataGTTGTCACATCGAAGCCTAACAGTCGCCTATCACATTGAATATTCGACGGCGCGAGAGTGTGACACATGGCAACCAATCACAGGATGCATTTATGAGGAATGGAAGTAATCGGTAGACTCATGATGAAAAAGCATGCTCGATATGCTTTGCGTTAATGAGAGGGGATTTGATCGATTTCTAAGAAATTATAACGATGTCAACCGTAAGCTCGAGGCACTGTGGAGAACTAAGGTCCGCTCGGGACGGAGAGATAGAAGATAACAAACAACCAGGTGTCGCTGGCATTCAAGCCAAGCGATGTCATACCACGAAGCCCCCGGTTGGGGAGTAAAGAGTTCACAGAGCAACTATGGATGGAGACAGCGATCGTCCAAGTTGAGCAACAGCCAATAAACAAACGCTGGTTGGAAAGGAGGAGTATAAATAATACTAAGGGTCCCGTCAGTCGGACTTGTAGCCTCCCTCGACTAGAGTTGGAagggagacttgtgatacagCAATAAAGGTCGACTCTCCAAAAAATGGTCAAAATGGGGAAGACCAGTTGGCATGGCGGTCAAAGTTAACAGGAGGGCAAAGGAAACAAGAATAGTAGGGGCGTGCCTAAATTGGCCACAGGACCGGTCGGACGTGAGTGTCTGGCCAAGCATCTCGCTCGGTCGAACTTTGTGTCTTAGCCCAAGACTGACAGGTCATCCTCATTGCTGAGCTCCCGCTCAACTGGACTTTCTGTCTCAGCCCAGGATCGACAGACCATCCTCGTTGCTGATCTCCTACTCGGTCGGACTTTGTGTCTCAGCCCGGGACATGCAAGCCATCCTCATTGCTGAGCATCGAGTTACCCTACCGACGTCCTCAGTCGATCGACGATGTGGGTTGATCGGACACGCTGGTCCTTTATCGCCAAGAAAGAGGTCGAGTGAAGACTGGGTCGTCGACGACAAGCTATAAGATCGAGTTGGCGGTCCCTTTGAGTAAGGGCGGTCGGCCTAACACAAGCCCCATGTACCTGTCATGTCATACCCTTTTGGAAGTTTGTACTGTAAAGGACAGAGAATATCCTGCAGGTAAATCGTGCTTTAGAAGTTTCTAGTACGTCAAACACAAAGATTTGAGCGTTCGTTTAAGGAAAGGTGTCAGAAGCCCTTTATGACCTATCGTTTTTTAGGAACACTTTGGGAAGCGTACAAATACTTTTGAGATACGTGCATGAATACAACAGTGACATTATAAAAGGGGATCTCCATTCACATGTAAAGATATGTGATGCCCTATAATCTTACACGCACATTGCCACAGTTTTCGTCTACTATTCTCTCCTCTTAATTAGACCATTGAATGATCAATACCGGAGATCTCTTCCTTAGTCTGATACTAATGCTTTTTATATTATACAGAATAACATGAAGTCTTCATTTAGTCAATAGTAAAATCACATTCTCAGTCAATTGTCTTCATCATTTTCGAACAGATCAAAACACAACCAGATGGCATGCACATTATGCAAGGCTAATCAATGTCAGACAGAAGTGTGTAGTTATCAGAGCATGTGTTTAAATAAACTGCCCCGTGTACTCTAACTAACTATTGTTTTTGGTTTGATGTCGGTTTCTGACTAATACATACATGCACGAAGTGGCAACAAGCAGTCATGTTGTAGAACAACGGGTTGAATGGTACCTCATAgacttttctttatgttttgaaTCTGTTACTTGCCAACTTTTTATAAATAGAAATAGCAGCTACTTTCTGATAATCATTTACTGAAGTTGATTTCTTATGGAGAAATAACAATGGTCATGAAAACTTGCTGTTTAAATATTGGCTTAGTTCAATGAATTCCCTTTTGCAATCTCGATTAGCAAAGGACCTGCTCATGCAAACATGGGATGTTATGCCAATTGCTAAGGATTTACATTTTGGGTGCATTGTAATAAAAGTTCAAAGTTTTGGCCAGAGATCTGAAAATATGGTTTCCGAACAGTTTGTCCGTCAGGTGCTGATTGCTCTGAGAAGGAGGCGATGACAAGGCAGAGGTAGAGAAGAAAGAGGCAAACGAAGGCGGGGGAAGAGACATACCTCGAAGAAGTCTTGCCACAAAACCCTAGATGCACTTGTAGAGGAGGCAGGCAATTCTCATGGCTACGGCTCATGCTTCTTGTGTGCTGACCATTGGCCCCAGGATGTAATACAGATTGTGAGCGCATCTAATGGTCAGGGATCAATTCTTAGAAACTGACGATCTGAGATTTACCTCACCATACACTTGACGTCTGTGTATCTACATGTATCTCCCTTCATATTATGAGACTAACACTAAAGGAATCGTTAATATAGCGGATCTACATTTGTCCGCTATTGGGCACAGCAAAATCTTTAAGTGTGCTGACTGACACGGAATATAATTTGAAACAATGATTATAATGCtccttcatttttattttctcctAAAAAATGCGCAGCTTAATCAACTCTTTTGTTAGTTGCTAATCCAGGTTAATATTCAGACATATCTACTATGTTCTGATTGAGTCAACAATTTACTTTGAATGCTATTGTTAAATTTCTTGTATTTTTGGTTtcctttcttttccatttttgttAAATGAGGCAGAACTTTATTTTTGTTTAAGTTATTCGAACAATAATAATCTAACGTTACTTCTGTCTTTCTGGCATCCAATGACTAGGCTTTATGCTTTCGATGTTCACTGCAACTCTTTCTTTCCAGCGTTCATGATGCTTTATGGTAATTATGTTTTTTCTCTCCATTACTGGTAGGACTGTATTCGTACTTCGTGTGAATATTTTACTGATCCATCATTGCCCTTTCAGTGCTTCAATACTTCATATCACTCTCCTGGTGGTGCATGGTTTTTTTCCAATTTGTCCTCTCGTATAAATCTAGTGGTTAACGTAGGAGATATTATCATCATGAAATCTGAAGTTCAAATCTTAACAAAATCGAAATAAATCTCCCTTATGTGATAATCACTATTCTAAAGGTTAGTAACCGtccatgatttatctcttccgtgttgaccttgggacaGATTGACGGAGATGCTAGGGAcgaacgtattcgccttttgccattaTGATTTCTTCCCAATTTGATATCACCAATTATTGTTGTTTAGAGTGCAATGATGGCAAAACAAGCTATTTGAAGCAATAAACAGTAGGGAAGGGAAAATACATCGATTCAAACACGTAGAACGCCAAGATGGTAAACAAAAACCATTATTTATCTGTTTGATCATTTACCAACAGTCAACAGAGAGATTCAAACACATCGAAGAACTTCAACATTTCCGGTAGTTACACAATCTAATAAGCATACTGTTTCTGGGTGTTCAAACTTCAGTGTTACagaagataaaagaaaaaaaaaatgcacatCAGAAGCCATCTTTTTCAGTGAGCCTGCCTGAAACAGCAAACTAACATCAGCTCGCCAAACACCGACGAGTGGAAGAAGCAAATGACTGTCCGCTTCTTCTAACATAGTCTTCGCCTTGGGATGCTTAGAAGTAATCACTTATTCAGTTACTAGAAAGACCTGCGTCATCAGAGGAGGCCGGTTTCTTGCTAGTGTAACGCTGGGAGAAATAAGACGACCACTGGTAAAGCAACTGAAGAGCAATGGAAGTACTTCGACAGTTGGATGTTTTGAGATTACCTGCTTCCCGAAAGTGAACGGGACATATTTGTACTTGATCATGTGGAGAATCTGTCTCTTCATTGTGACCGTGAACAGCACTAACCAGTAAAAGAGTAGAATAGGCCAAAACACGGGCACATCAAACACGCTGAAGAATGTCAGTACAAAAGCGACGCAAAAAGCTTTAGTAATGGAATACCTGCACATTTTGAAGGTTATCAGAATCAAGAGAAAAGAACTAATGCAATTATACAtaagcaaggaagaagaatgaAAGATTAATTGACGACTGATGCACAACCATTCCAGTCAGATGGTCCAAATAGACAAAAACAAGATTATAAGAGTGAAATGAACATGCAGAATTTTCATGTTTCTCTGTCCTAATGGTAAATAGCAATCCGGCAAGGATTTGGATGGACAACTGTTGTCCAACCATAGCAAAAGTTAATGGGAAAATTAATCCAATACACAAATAACATGTCGATCCATCTTGAAACTGTGGATCCTCCTATCGGTAACTTAGCCCCTTAAATGTATGCGAGTAACAAAGCACTTTAGCCATTTTGAGAGATCGAGTGATTCCTCCTGTGGCATTCTCACCCCACTCAATAACTGCAATGCCCTCTATAGCAGGAACAATGCACTCCATCCATGTTGAAGCATGAGGCTGTGCCATGAGATCACTTCTCAAGAGGAACAGtgcaaaagaaataataaaagctaaaaaaatattttccaaaacaaACCAATTTAGTAAAATAAATTAGTACATGGtctaaaattaaacttataataaaatataatagttattatttttagttttacaatttctagaaaacctaagttatttTAAACAAAGTCTTAGAGATAAGAGTTAATGTAAGGTCTATAGGTCTCTCATTATTTTATTCATTCAGTCAGTAAAGTTACAGAATTatttctatttgaaaattttctccTCCATGAGATTGCAGATCAAGGAATACAAACCCATCAGATCAACAGCAGAGACCAACACGTTTCACGACCTTGCTTGTGCTATGTCAAATGACATCAAAGCTCAGCCAAGTAGGCTACTCCTGATCCACCTTGCAACCTTCACCACCAGATTTGGGATAAATTGTGCGCCAAGAATTAACTTATTGACAACTATTTATCCTTGTTCTTCTTATGTTTGAAATACTTGAGAAGAAAAGAAATTAGTCATTTGCTTCTGAGATACTACATACAGCCTTCTTTGGGTAAGGAATAAATCTGGTGCTCTGTTGCCTTCATTCATCAAATTACTATGTTCTCACTATTTTACCTTGTTTTTACACTCCCACTCCACCTCCAAATGATCCCATTAAACAACCTTATACTCATGACACACTAAATCTCAAATTCCTGAGCATGAGTAACAACTTTgggatatgataaaaaaaaatatagtagaTGCATGTACTATAAACAAGTCTGCAAACGTTCAATATATTGACATATTAATCTAACATTAAAGTTTAAATCATGATTTAGACAATTATGTAGCTACCCATGACCATCAACAATGATGGAAGAATaacaaaacatttaaaaaataggAAATTATAAGTacaattttaattaagcgctcACAGAAACTTCCACTTTCTCCCATGTCATGTAATCTATGAGTGAGCACATTCCCTTAGTGTAACTCTATCCTTTGTTGAAATTACTTTTAAGCTATGTCTAAACTTTGCAAACACATTAATAACAAATTTTATTGTACAGCATCTATAAGATGACATCAAAGATGCTTAGATGAGAGTAAATGGGAGGCAATTAGATTTTTTCTTGAAGAATTGCATCATACTGTTACAAAAACCAAAGTAAGCATCCTAaagacataataataaaaatgcaagggcatattattattattttctcttcAAATAATTTAATACCAAAAGCTGAACTTTTATTTCCATATTGTACTTTTTTGAAGTGTGAAATAAACAAATTCATCCAGTGCACTTCTGTTATCATACAAAACCAAAGATGGGAAGAATCCTAAAAATTGATAACCCAATTGCATGTGACTTTACAAACAAGCATAAATGGGCAGCATTCATCAAGCAATTCATGTAGGGATTCATCAACCGGTGCTTGATAGTTCAACAGATTCATTTAGGCTAACGGGGCAGAAGCACCAAAACCTGATATCTTAGTTCTTAAGATTACTTTGCCAAGGGAGGTTGTTTACCCAAAGTTGACAGTGGAAAATGAAAAGATAATACTTTGACAAGTGGAATCCAGGGAATGTTAATACGCGATCTTTCATGGCAATTAATTGTGGCATTGCAGAGGTCTGAAGAAAATATGCTGAGAGGAAGGCTGACACTCGTATCTGTGGCTGATTTAGTGCAAGTAGCCTAATGTCTCTGGTCACTATCCTTTTAGTGGTCCTGTGCCTTCTGATCCACATAACATACGTGAGAATTTATTCACATTTGTAGCAAAAGTAGAATAAACGCCAACAGTTCTCTTGAACGGATAGATTACAAGTGATCAATTCAATAATTCGtcggacaaaaaaaaaaatagaattcaaCTTTGGCATTAAAATTTCAACTTTTCATCTAACGAGAATCAAGGTCTAATCCTTAGAAAGTCAGACAAGGATCACGAGGTCAAATCGCGTTAAAAAACAATAGATGATGAAGCACGAGACTAACCAGAATTTGAACTCGGGGAGGCGGCGAACGAATGGTCGGAACTCATCCGAGGAGCGGGTGGGCAGGGAGGGACCGGCGCCATCATCGACGAGCGCCTGGATCTCGGGATCTACCTGGGGCGAAAGGAAGGCGATCAACAGATTGAGGATGTAGATTCCGAGGGCGTAGGTCACGACATAGAAACCCTGGGCGATCAAAACGCGGATGGCATAGGCAAGTCCCAGCGCCGCCAGCCAGACCCAGCGC
Coding sequences:
- the LOC122047215 gene encoding protein RER1A-like, whose amino-acid sequence is MMDPASGGDGGGEGGGLSALLSGWSFGISRRYQHLLDKATPYVLRRWVWLAALGLAYAIRVLIAQGFYVVTYALGIYILNLLIAFLSPQVDPEIQALVDDGAGPSLPTRSSDEFRPFVRRLPEFKFWYSITKAFCVAFVLTFFSVFDVPVFWPILLFYWLVLFTVTMKRQILHMIKYKYVPFTFGKQRYTSKKPASSDDAGLSSN